In Enoplosus armatus isolate fEnoArm2 chromosome 16, fEnoArm2.hap1, whole genome shotgun sequence, the genomic window AATGTTGTCTACCATAGCGGCAGTGTTGCTCaccttaaatattgtaaaactGATTTTGTGAATtgtataaaatactgtatgtagtcAGGAAACCTTCACAAATTAGGCAGCAGGATGTGATTATTTTGGTACATTTTGGGCATTTATGACTGTATACAGAGCTGGTGAGGATACTAGCCTACTTTCCAGCAAAAACCTGACAGTTGTGGATGTGCAAGTGGGCAAAGTTAATCCCAAATGAGAACAACGTGTGCACAATATTCTATTATTGTaaggtaaaatatatatttcgGAGAAGGACAGTGCAGCTACGTACAACTAGTTTAGTTTTTTGCCTCTTCAACATTGCATCAAAATATTTGCTGGGATCCCCCCCTTCTTATACACTTATAACTAAGACTTTATCTCCCCTCACTGTGCTGTCTTTAATAAACATGCTGTCCGAGGGCGGACGAGCGCTGGCACTAAATCATGAGGCCCCGGTGTGAGTGACTGGGCTCCACAGGCCCGCCcatgtttcaaatgaaaaccaGCTTTCATTATGTGAATTGCTGGGCTGTGGTTTTGGGGGCAGATTAATTGGCTTATTACACTGTGGCCTGCTGCAGTCTTGACGACCCCCCACTGACCTCCGCCTTAGTGCTGTCTACCTGCCTGCTGCCGTCACTGAACTTATACTGTAGTCTGCTGGTCGGCGCAGACAGGAAATGCTGACGGACTGAAGGAGCGATTTGATAATCGCAGATCACCTTTAACTTGTGCATTATCTTCATGTTCTCTATCTAAacttctttgtatgtgtgtatgttgtacATATCTATACAACTACGATTGGCTTCAGACAACTATTCATCCAAAACCCACATTCTTTTACATCCTGTACATCTCACTCTGTCCACTTCGAGCCACATCTCGACAATGATTTAACTCAGATGATTTCTAGTTTTGTTCTTCTGATTGGTTGCAATGTAAATTATTCATGTTTCAAACTGGAAATCAATACAATCAATTTTACTCCATCATTTTGAAGCAGAGTAAATCAAAGTTCCAGTTAGACATTTATTTCCATTATATCTCAGTTTTCCTtgacttgttttcttgtttttttatctttttcctttctttgtccTACAGGCAAAAGCACTCTGGGATCTGATGGGTGGTTAGAAGCCAAAGTTAAAGGGATTACTCTTGGCTGTCGAACACAGGAGGTCCTTGGTGCCAATAGAGATCACCTGGCTGGCGTTAGCCCAACACTTCCTCCCCAAGACGGCAGCCTATCAGGATACATCAGCCCAGCTCTCATGGCTTGTTAACTTGCCATGAAGCCAAGACACCTTGCATGATACCACAAGGCTGTCTTGAGGGCAGACAGCTGAAGAGTTCGGCCGCACTATGTCTGTGCTTTTGGAATAACACCTTGGAGTTTGTGCTTTTTGTCCTCTAAAAGCGTTTTATGCTGTCTGGGAGGAGATTTCATCTGCTATTTTACTGTTGACATGCTTTGCCCCAGCTCCTTTCCATCCAACACATATGAACTCCATTCATGGTGTTCATCACAACAAAGCTAAGGCCTGGGAGGACTGTCATTTGTCAAGGAATAACTTGGGCTCAGGCCAAATATGGCCAGAGACGTCAGTCCTGTGAGCCTCATGCTTATGTCTGCAAGGCACCAGCAATGGGTTGGAGCCTCTCTGGGGTCcatcctccccttcctcccccttcGTTCTCTAATTTTCTGCTACTTCCTGtcatgtgcagcagcagcaggcagtgtGCCTGGCATAGAGCATGACTATGGCATTAGCCCCAAATTTGTTTGCACCCCAATTCCCCCAGAAGCAGACCCCAGTTGCTATTCCCCACCCAGTGTGCCCCATGGACCAAGCAGTAACGGCTACACTAATGGCCACAATGGCAGTAACCGGCGAGGCATTATGTCCGACGAGGCCAAAGCCACCATCTTGCACCTGCGCGAGAGCCTCGTGAGGCAAAAGGAGACCATCCTGGACCAGCGGGAGACCATCAGGGAGCTGACCGCCAAGCTCACCTTGTGCGAGGGCTTCGGTGGTCACCATAGCACtggtcaccatgacaaccaccacaacaaccatGATACCCATCATGAcaatcaccatgacaaccaccACGATGACCACCACGGGCAGCACAGCAGCCACCATCCGTCATCATCGTCACACCACGGGCCTTCGGCGTATCACAGCAACGACCACCACTACTCCCACGGCAGTCACAGGTCGGACCCCCACCACAGGAAGGGTTCGTCATACGGAAAACACAGCTCTTTCTCCCCTGAACAGACGGGCAAAACACTGCAGACACTAAAGGAGCGGCTGGAGAACTTGCAGGTGAGTGCAGAAATCTGCAATGCACGCTCAAAGAAAAGGCATTTTTTGCATCACCAGTGTTTTAACCACCAAAACACTGTAGttttaaatacagacaaactGTACATGTGGATATAATAAAACGTGCAAAGTAAGTGGATCAAAACAGGACAACTTAAATAAGCCCTGGGGACAGTGATACGGGTATATACATATTTGATAGTGTCCTGTAAACTGGCACACATGATTGGGaagaacaaagtaaaataatctACTTTGTGTAGTTTGTACGACAATGGggaaataaagttgtgtttcttACAAAGGTCCTACAAAGTTAATTTCAGGAGGTCGGACAGGAGGGCCTGATTCATCcaatttttgtaactttctgaaacgGACAAACTGAACGCCATGCCTGCTTTCTGAAGTGTTTAGTCAGGTGTGCCTAAGTGTGAAAATGGGCAGAGCTCTGCTTTTAGAAAAGAGGTTAGAGGAACACAACAGAAATTAGCTATTGAGCACTGCCAGGACAGATATGCACTAATCGGTGGACTCCCGACACCCACACTTCATATTTTTGAAGTTCAGTAGAAGGCATAGCTGGGACAAAATGCAGCTACAGGTGACAGTTTGTAGCCTGTTTCATATCTTGTAGCACAAGCCTTATTATTCTTACGATGACCAGCTTCCTGCCCCAAAATTGAGAGCTGGAGCTCCACCTTAATGGAAGCTTGTACAAGTTGACCTGCAATATTGTACTTTCAGCTAAAAAAGGTGGAGGGTAAAcgaaaacatttgcattttgactTCCAGCTCCGGGGATGTAGAGGGACTTGTTTGACCAGTTAAGATATCaattgttgaaaatgttaaattatatCAAAAGCAGTAGggtgtgttattattattattattattattattaatggtTAAATGTAAGAGATTGATTGTGGCAGCCTCTTAAGCAAAAACAAAGGTCTTAAGCAAGGTAATGTTTATCGTTATCGTTAACTAACAAAGAAGGCAAATGTTAGTAACcttatttcttctctttgctATACAAAACTGCTGCAGGGCTAGCAAGGCACAGCACTGTCTCCTATCTAAACATATTCATGTGGCTGTAATTAAAGCTCTTATGGTTCAGGTGAAACATCCTGAGCCTCTGAAGGAGGACCGACGCCTTCTGcaccacacaaacattttgaaatgctCAGTAATGTGTCTGCAACGAAAGGCTGGACAGTCTGCAGGGAGGCGGAAGCCTATCAAAGGTTTGACTTATTTTGGGGTCACATCTTATGTCATTAAGCGTCACGAGCTCAGCCGGCCAATCAGCTGCCAGAGATGTCGGCTGCCAAAATATTCTAAGAAGGATGTGTTTCATGAAGACATGGTGGCCCGTAggatgctgtttgtgttcactgtatTTAAAGACCATTtttcattaaatatatatattccattGCAAGTGATGTTACTTTTAGTGGCATATCTGtaattttgaaataaacattttaagaaaaattCAAAAGAGATATTTCTCACACACCACCTGCACAGCTAATAtcacagctgtttgtctgttgtctCTGAGCCACTGGGTGCTAATGTCCTCTCAGAGTTGTTACGGCTCTCGATCTATCTCCACAATATCAGTGGCCAAGCCTGAGCTCAAACAGGAAGCTGCTCTAAGTTGATTAGCCCTCATCACTGAATTTAGACAACCCCTGTTTCCAACCATCGCATGATGGAGGGAGACGAGTGACGCTTAGAGGAGGACAGGGGTGTGAAGGAAGAAGGGGGAGGCTACCAGCCTCTCTGAGAAAGATCTCCAGATCATCAGAGAACGCAGAATTACGATTTGTGCATTCATTCATCCTGGTTAATCGCATTGAGATTAAGGATCTGTTTCTCCTGAGGAAACCAGGCCAAGTAAGTCAACTTTGTATCACAAgacaaaaaggttgggaaccactgatcaGACATCTAAGAAACATTCACTTTTTAACTTAAATTTATTGCAGTATGAACCCAATAAAGCACCAAATCAGTGCTCACTGGGAACTTTTGGTCTTTTGGTCTAATTTATGTGATAGTATGTGACACATTCTCTAAATTGTGTTCCAGCACCTCCAACAAGCCATACATGTGGTTCTGCTGTTTCATTTGTGTTATGCTGGTGTCACATTGCGAGACTAAAGCCCTGCTGCCCGCTGGCCTGTGAAAGCCTCATTATCAGTGCAGGTGGTCTCCAGCTACGCTCAGGGAAAGTGTTGCCAGAAATCCCCTTCAATCCCCCCCGAAGGTGTGAGACAAAACAGAGGCAGAGCCGGGATTTACCTTCCGTCACTCCCCCCTCTAACAGGATGTCTACGCCACCAGCCTCTGGCCACGCGCCGAAGGGCGCTAGCCAGCCTCACCTTCAATTAGCTTCATCCTCCCTGACGAGGCTATTAATCGTGGCGTGCACTGGCAGGGAACAAAGCCGGATTTGCTGGAGGGGAAGGCGAGGATGAGCAAGGGAGAGGAGGACTTGTAGGGAGGGGCGGAAACTATTCCTCTGCAACTTTAAATGTCATACCATAATTCTTTATTCACTGCATATCACTGAATTCACTGCGAAAGACTCCTGACTCTTTagtgatttttacattttcttcaggCTCAGAGCTTGttaaatatgattaaatatgatatgatgataCTGCCATTTGGCAGTGCCATAAAGACAAACGATGACCACAACTTGTTTGACCAGTGAAAATGTACACTTCTATAGTTTCctattattgatttattttctaatattcaAAAGTTAACTGAATCCTACAGTGCAgagttgtgtgttgtgtgttccactgactgatgtgtgtgtgtgtgtgtgtgtgtgtctgcaggccaGGAACTCCTCCAGCTCCTACTCCAGCTCCCTGAGAGAACTCCTCCAGCGGAAGATCACCgctctggaggagcagctgcacaGCTACTACCGAGATCACCGTGACTACGGTCACCATAACGACCACCACGATGATCACCATGACGACGACCATCACGACAACCACCACGATGACCACCATGGAAACGGCCACCGTGACGACCACCACGATGATGACCATCATGGTACCGATCACCATGACGACCACCACGATGATCACCATGGTACCGGTCACCATGACGATCACCACGATGACCACCATGGTACCGGTCACCATGACGACCACCACGACAGCCATCGCGACAGCCATCGCAACAACCATCGCGGTAGCTACAGGTACAACCATCGCGGCAGTCACCATACTCGCCATCACGACCACCACTATGACTGGCACCACAGCCGGTATAAcggtcaccatggcaaccatcaCAGCAACCACCATGGTGACCACCACGATGACCACCACGATGACCATCATGATGACCACCACGATGACCACCATGATGACCACCACAATGACCATCATGATGACCACCATGATGACCACCATGATGACCACCACGGCCACCACGATGATCACCACGACTATCACCACGGACCTGGACACCACGACGACCACCACGATGATCACCATGATAATCACCACGGTAACAACCCCCATGACAACCACCATGGTAACGATCATAACCCACGGCGGCTGCCTTTCGGCAGCAAAGAGACGAGTCTGCACGGCGCGGGGCACAGCAAGCTGGAAACAGTGCTCAGCCAACTGCACcacggtacacacacacacacacacacacacacacacacacacacacagctgctgcacagTTTAGCCTCTCGTgtaatcattgtttttattttaaacttgcGCAGTGATGATTTACCTACATTTAACCCAGCAGGTCAGTTAACACTTACTGCtgatttgaatacattttccaaacaaCATAAAGACAGGAGCAGGTATTAGGTAGTAGAGGTGTGAATCTAAATTCTGCACTCTCTGTCTCACCAGAAAACCACAAGAAGCTAAAGAGTCCCAACGCGTTCCTGCTCGACTTCCCCATGAGGACCAACTACATGTATGCCAGGATGAAGCGGTCGGTGGTCAATGAGATCTTTGCACTGACCATCTGCCTGTGGCTGAAGGCAGGAGCAGTTCCAGGTCTTGGTACTCCCTTCTCCTACGCCATACCTGGACAAGCCAATGAGCTGGTGCTCATCGAATGGGGCAGCAACCCCATGGAGCTGCTAATCAACGACAAGGTAAAAGCAATGCAATAAAAAAGTAACGTACACAGTCGAGGGCCTGAAAATGTTGAGAAACCCAGATTTGGACACTAAAACTCTTTGTTGAAGCTTTTACAAATGAAACTGTTAAGTTGGCACATAGCTCCTCTTTGTGTGGTGGTCCCTGCTGATTCTGGGACAGAAAACACTGGTACAACTGTATATTAAAGGATTAAAGACCCTCTATGAAGTTCTTATAGAGGGATTTTCCAGTCAGAAAACGGCTTCTCTGAGATTTAGGAGACCAGTGTCCTTAGGTAACACTGCAGTTCTCACACATCCACGCCCCGGAGTGTAATCTTGTATGCAGTAAGGTGTGATAGTCACAGCTCAGACTGACAGGACAGCATCACCTCACCAGTGGAGGTCAGAGCTGCAAGGTAAGGACAGCGACCTCAGACTCATTGTTACTCTTGATCTTTCATTAGTgacagaatgtaaacacagtaaTTGCGGGGAATATAAGTGAAAGCAAAGAAACGTCTTCTTCTGCTGTCCCTCccacaaaaggaaaacaactcCTCATTTAGAGCATTTTGTGGAACTAgtttcattttatgaaaattgtggacatttcagtttgaatgaCTTTATGATCTAACGAGACGTTAACTTAAATATACAAATTATTCAATTACTCTCTTAGCCTCCTAATCTTTCATTCTCTGAAAGGCTTTTCCCCTAAACGGAAGACAGATGTTAGTCTTTTTCCCTTCCTTGCCCCAGAACTGTGAGCAGTGAGCtcaacaaacaaatcaacaaagcGATTAATCTGATCATCGTAATTGATTGGCCCAATTGTCTGCAGGAGTGACATCACCAGGAGGGAGAaactgtcatgtttgttttcttctcgtCGCACACTTGGCAGTCATCGAACTGATCAATGACACAGTTAGATGATCTTCAGAATGCGGATTAATCTTAGTCTTTGATTCATTTCCTAGAGTTTGTGAGGATGAACAGGGTGGAGATTCTCATATTGTACTAATCCACTTTCCCTACATTAGCGAGCTCTTGCATGTAAAGCTTTCTAAAGCTGTCATCCAATAGAGATTTGTCatggaaatgtgtttctacAATGTTCTCAGATACAAATAAAGGTGGGAAATCAGAGATCAGGGTGGAGTCTGCACAAGTTTTACAAATAGACATATCCCTCAAAGCGGACATTTGTTGGTGCCTTAAAGTGCAACAGTGAGAAGAGGAACATTCCCCATCCTCACCTTTAATGGTATGTCCgtctacctgtctgtccacctgtgtgtTTAGGCGGTGACATTGCCCATAGCCATGACAGATGGGAAGTGGCATCACGTGTGCGTGACGTGGTCGACACGTGATGGTATCTGGGAGGCCTACCAGGACGGGGTGAAGAAAGGCTCGGGGCAAAACCTGTCAGCGTGGCACCACATCAAACCAGGAGGGACCTTCATCCTGGGACAGGAGCAGGTAAGACATGCAGTATGCTTTCTGACAGAGATCCAGTGAGTATAAAAACTGTAGATGGATACAGTTATTGGGCAAAATATTAAAGTCATATTTAGCTCCACAAACGTGTGCATTCCTCTGTGGACTTTAAATCTTCCTGAAGCTGTGAGAGGTGGCAGTTAGATGTCCTGAAATGTCTTCACATGTCACCACAAAAGGGTCACAGTCTGGACCAGAAAGAGGTGACAGTTTACGTCCAATGCAAAACAGTTCCAGTCTACGAAGTAGTGTGTCCTTTATGTAGCAAGGCAGAATTTAGCATGTCTGACTTTCATGCAAGAGACCAAATTCACCATCACATGCAATCAATGTTTGCCTTTTTACTGCTGGACTAAGATCTTTCAGTCTCAACCATTACCATATCGTAGTTGCCATGCACAGAAATTTTAAAGCATTGGCATTGGATGTAAAGGTCGTTGCCATGCTGTTGACGTGACTACGTTTACCTAAAATCTTTGTTTCATGACTTTCAAAAGCTCACGCTCAAGTTAGATCTTCAGCAAATAATACCTGAGTAAAGATTCATTTCATCCAACATTTTCCACCTGTTCTTCACTGGTCCTCACAGGACACGATGGGAGGCCGCTTCGACGTCACTCAGTCCTTCATGGGAGAGTTGTCTGATCTCCAGTTCTGGTCCAGAGTCCTGACGCCCAACGAGATCTACAGCCAGGCGACCTGCGGAGGCCACCTCATTGGTGACGTTATGTCCTGGTCGGAGGAATCCGTGGAGCTCCACGGAGGGCTTACCGAGTTCTCCTTTGACCCCTGCCACTAAGGACTGACACTGGACCCCCACACCCAGAGCTGTCGAATCATCATCCCCGCATTTTTGATTACATGCCGATGTCAAAAAGAGTCGAGGGAATGGAAAAGTGTTATTTTGCCATGGATCAAAGATCGGGAAATTATTCATTTCATCGCCTGCTCTGGTTTTTCATCATATTTGTCTGCAGAGGTTTAATAACACAAGCTCAGCCAGGGGCAACAGACAGCAAGGagttcttttgctttttctatATATTATTGCCATTCCTGTTCGATCTTTCTGCCTTCTCCACCTACACCCTCACTTCTTCGCTCTGACGCTCTCAGCAGGACGACTTTGAAGGCTCCAAAGAGCGCAGGGCTTTGGATTTACCGGCTGTGTGGTCATGGCTACGGCTGCTCTGAGAGATCCAACACACATAATAGGATTTCTTTCCATCAGAACAGGTCCAAAGGTTGCTTGTTGCCATTAGTTCGCCTGCActagcttgttttgtttgctgtgtgagCAACATGAACATTACAGGAGGTGAAAGAGTGGCAAAAAGGCACAGGATCGCTTACAAATAAAGCCACATGGAGACCTGAACTGTGAAGATTCATACACGTTGCTAAAGCACTGACAATTGAAAATCTGCTCATTCTTTCGTGGAGACAAAAGGAATAAAGCTGCTGCAGGTCGTTTTTCAATGCAGGCACGGAGTTAGCACAGCCTCCTGATGTTGCACGTTGAGATTTTGGCTGTTTTATACTAGTATTTCATATTGAAAACACTacaacaggcttttttttttgtagaaagaaaataaaatgtaatccaTGTGTTCTTTATAACCGTTAAATTGCATTTTGTCAACGCAGAACTGAgtctgtttgaaatgtaaacaaatctcTGGCTCTCTGCGTAAGTGGATCTGTTTCTCTGTTCAAAAGTCGAACAGCCGTTACATAAGAGCGCCGCGGCTCAATGTCAGACATGAGACGTTATGGCCACGAGCCACCTGACCGCATCGATACAGTGTTAACCGTCCATCAACATGTCACCGCGGTAATGCTGACGTCTCCTCAGCAACCAGTGGCTTACAGCAGGATTTACCTGTGATCTGATCCTGCCTATTTCCATCCAGCTCAAACCACATGGcagagtcagacacacacacacacacacacacactcagagaggatgaagaagtgAAAAGAGACGTTGTTGATCTCATGCTAACTGTTTGTAGATGCACCTTCATGTTTTTATAACAAGAGAGGTTTTTGTACATGTAAATTAAATCAGAtagtctgtttttaattattaaaagcaTGTATTATGTAATTTCTCACATTGTAAATAACTGAATAAGTACATAGCACTTTCTCGACCCACTCTTAaccctgtgtttgtttgtaaagcACATCTTTTTGGGAGTAacctgttttattatttgtttattataacCCTATCCCCTGAGTTAAACTCAGATTCCAACTCTCTTTATtgatagtaaaaaaaaaaaaggggctatctgttgttgccatggtgatagAATCTCTCAGCATCAGGACCACATCATCCCGACGGTGTCGCACTACAGCTGTgaatatctgcaaaatgtttctTCGCCTGTAATGCCAAGACAAACAGCACTTTGAAACCAGGctcctgttttcttctcatGATAGTGGGCCAAATGCACATGACATGTCTTTCATAtgtttcctctgtctttgttacATAGACTCCGGTTTATACACCTCCTCCTACCACCGAACTGTGTAGTTTGTAAGCTGAATGTTgacataaaacatgtaaaaataagaTATACAACTTTGTGGATAAAGACTTGCTTATTCTCGCCTTTGGTGTAcattataatgttttattagggttttttttggtaTGTTTATTCTTGTGTCTTtggctgtaaatatttaaagtatAATTGTGTTGAGTCAACAGTCCCTCCCTTATGTGTAAGCCAAAACTATAAACTGAATTGTAAAActtgaaagaggaagaaaatgcacaataaacgctgtcaaatatttgtaaatatgtcAGGATTTTGAATAAAACGATTTAAGATATTTTATGAATTCAAACTGGactcatttatttaaacattttgcaatGTACAGTGTATAGCATGCACATTTTGCATTGTTTGATTTCTAATAGAGTTCCATTCAAAGTGACATGTCTATCAACCAGGCAAATATTCCTTGAGCCTCCACAGCGACACGTAGAAACTTCTGTGGTGGCTGTAACTGCTGAACTCTTCTGGCTTGTTTGGTTATCAGACCCAGTTCTGCTTTGcatacagcagcagaggagccaGTATTTTCATATAAGATACATAATTCTACATGAAACACTAAAAGGAGGAACACTGCGCTGTTCTTTTGTACCTGCTTTTGGGAAACAAATGATTTTAGGTATTAAAACAGCATATGAGGATTAAGAGGAGCACATTATGCATTAATGCAGCAattactaaaacaaaacaaaaccttccTGCCTGTTGGAACTGATGAAAATGGGAGGGAACAATGGATCGGCTCTGCTGGAGGAACAACAGGAAACATCAACAGACAAAGgtaattcatttttctttttttttcttttctagaGTCACATGTATACTTCTAAacctgtttaaatgtttatcattttaaggcacatattcatttttatttctatagaATCAGCAAATTACAGGCTTTTCACTTTACACAGAGATCAAGTGCATTGAGCGTTTgcaatttctgtgttttatatttaat contains:
- the LOC139299287 gene encoding neuronal pentraxin-1, whose product is MARDVSPVSLMLMSARHQQWVGASLGSILPFLPLRSLIFCYFLSCAAAAGSVPGIEHDYGISPKFVCTPIPPEADPSCYSPPSVPHGPSSNGYTNGHNGSNRRGIMSDEAKATILHLRESLVRQKETILDQRETIRELTAKLTLCEGFGGHHSTGHHDNHHNNHDTHHDNHHDNHHDDHHGQHSSHHPSSSSHHGPSAYHSNDHHYSHGSHRSDPHHRKGSSYGKHSSFSPEQTGKTLQTLKERLENLQARNSSSSYSSSLRELLQRKITALEEQLHSYYRDHRDYGHHNDHHDDHHDDDHHDNHHDDHHGNGHRDDHHDDDHHGTDHHDDHHDDHHGTGHHDDHHDDHHGTGHHDDHHDSGHHDDHHDDHHDNHHGNNPHDNHHGNDHNPRRLPFGSKETSLHGAGHSKLETVLSQLHHENHKKLKSPNAFLLDFPMRTNYMYARMKRSVVNEIFALTICLWLKAGAVPGLGTPFSYAIPGQANELVLIEWGSNPMELLINDKAVTLPIAMTDGKWHHVCVTWSTRDGIWEAYQDGVKKGSGQNLSAWHHIKPGGTFILGQEQDTMGGRFDVTQSFMGELSDLQFWSRVLTPNEIYSQATCGGHLIGDVMSWSEESVELHGGLTEFSFDPCH